One window from the genome of Alkalihalobacillus sp. LMS6 encodes:
- a CDS encoding phage tail family protein, with product MPEVLIENIRTGQVWDCHELGYLTRKFLPQSLQQRQQRQEAVGSANGHIYIPQATSYDGRLIDWDLLIKGVNYQHFLLKRTEFLSLICGKDEFYAYTKYEPNKLWKVTVPNAFQIPNIAHYAGEAQLILESSSSYAYSRGTLDDRFDFSGIWQFGMNIPVMPDEIKYKHQTRRFTIWNLGHAEINPVRMNEDLKIIYQGASNGLRITNETTQTSWQYNGSTSSNDRVVIEDVFSYKNSQTIFPDTNKSVLTLAQGANQITLTGTSGAFEIAFDFPFLFI from the coding sequence GTGCCAGAGGTTTTAATTGAAAATATACGTACAGGTCAAGTTTGGGATTGTCATGAACTTGGCTATTTGACGCGAAAGTTTTTACCTCAGTCTCTCCAACAACGTCAGCAACGGCAAGAAGCTGTGGGCAGTGCGAATGGTCATATTTACATCCCGCAGGCAACCAGTTATGACGGACGTTTGATTGATTGGGACTTATTGATAAAGGGTGTTAACTATCAGCACTTTCTTTTGAAGCGAACTGAATTCCTTTCTCTTATCTGTGGGAAGGATGAGTTCTATGCTTATACAAAATACGAGCCAAATAAGTTATGGAAGGTAACTGTTCCCAATGCTTTTCAAATACCGAACATCGCCCACTACGCGGGGGAAGCACAACTTATATTAGAGTCGTCTTCTTCTTATGCGTACTCACGTGGAACCCTAGATGATCGGTTCGACTTCTCGGGCATATGGCAGTTTGGTATGAACATCCCTGTTATGCCTGATGAGATTAAGTATAAGCATCAGACAAGGCGTTTCACTATTTGGAACCTTGGTCATGCAGAAATTAATCCAGTTCGTATGAATGAGGATTTAAAAATTATCTATCAAGGCGCATCAAACGGATTACGCATTACAAATGAAACAACACAAACAAGTTGGCAGTACAACGGTAGCACATCTTCTAATGATCGAGTGGTCATTGAGGATGTGTTTTCTTATAAAAACAGTCAAACGATTTTCCCTGACACAAACAAAAGCGTCCTGACCTTAGCGCAAGGAGCAAATCAAATTACATTAAC